Proteins encoded by one window of Salvia splendens isolate huo1 chromosome 14, SspV2, whole genome shotgun sequence:
- the LOC121763428 gene encoding UDP-arabinopyranose mutase 1-like, which produces MSSKPASKVVPPLKDELDIVIPTIRNLDFLEMWRPFFEQYHLIIVQDGDPSKKIHVPEGFDYELYNRNDINRILGPKASCISFKDSACRCFGFLVSKKKYIFTIDDDCFVAKDPSGEQINALAQHIHNLLTPATPFFFNTLYDPYREGADFVRGYPFSMREGAPTAVSHGLWLNIPDYDAPTQLVKPRERNTRYVDAVLTIPKGTLFPMCGMNLAFDRELIGAAMYFGLMGDGQPIGRYDDMWAGWCTKVITDHLGLGVKTGLPYIWHSKASNPFVNLKKEYKGIYWQEDIIPFFQSVVLSKESKTVQQCYVELSKLVREKLGPIDPYFLKLADAMVTWIEAWDELKSAAAAAPAAADADAAKKDASSTKKK; this is translated from the exons ATGTCGTCGAAGCCAGCGAGCAAAGTGGTGCCGCCGCTCAAAGACGAGCTGGACATCGTGATCCCGACCATCCGCAACCTGGACTTCCTGGAGATGTGGAGGCCCTTCTTCGAGCAGTACCACCTCATCATCGTCCAGGACGGGGACCCCTCCAAGAAGATCCACGTCCCGGAGGGCTTCGACTACGAGCTCTACAACCGCAACGACATCAACCGGATCCTCGGCCCCAAGGCCTCCTGCATCTCCTTCAAGGACTCCGCTTGCCGCTGCTTCGGATTCCTAGTTTCTAAGAAGAAATACATCTTCACCATTGACGACGATTGCTtc GTAGCCAAGGATCCAAGTGGGGAACAGATCAATGCGTTGGCTCAACACATTCATAACCTGCTGACTCCAGCCACACCGTTCTTCTTCAACACATTGTACGACCCCTACAGAGAGGGTGCGGACTTCGTTCGCGGCTACCCCTTCAGCATGAGGGAAGGAGCGCCAACTGCTGTCTCCCACGGGCTCTGGCTCAACATCCCTGACTATGACGCCCCAACCCAGCTTGTCAAGCCTCGCGAGCGCAACACCAG GTATGTTGATGCTGTCCTGACAATTCCCAAGGGAACCCTTTTCCCTATGTGCGGGATGAACCTTGCGTTCGACAGGGAGCTCATTGGTGCTGCCATGTACTTTGGGCTCATGGGCGATGGCCAGCCGATCGGGAGATACGACGACATGTGGGCTGGCTGGTGCACTAAG GTGATCACTGACCATTTGGGTCTGGGGGTGAAGACGGGGCTCCCGTATATCTGGCACAGCAAGGCTAGCAACCCGTTTGTGAATCTGAAGAAGGAATACAAAGGAATCTACTGGCAAGAGGATATCATCCCATTCTTCCAATCTGTCGTTCTCTCCAAGGAAAGCAAGACCGTGCAGCAATGCTACGTTGAGCTGTCGAAGCTGGTGAGAGAGAAGCTCGGCCCTATTGATCCCTACTTCCTGAAGCTGGCTGATGCTATGGTCACCTGGATTGAGGCATGGGACGAGCTCAAATCTGCTGCGGCCGCTGCCCCTGCTGCTGCTGATGCTGATGCTGCCAAGAAGGATGCTTCTTCTACCAAGAAGAAGTAG